Genomic segment of Pseudobdellovibrionaceae bacterium:
CAGTCATTGGCGTAGGTGTAAGTGGTTCTGGCTCAGAAAGAGCATTAAGATCAGTACAAGATATACTTGATGAGCGAGCCTCTTCTCGTAATTTTCCAAGAGCAGGGGCCCATTTAGCTGTGATTTATATTGGTGATGAAAATGACCAATCAGGTGGAACAGTGCAAAGCTGGTATGATCAACTAGAGGCTTTGGTGAATGTTAGAGCTGCTTCTGGTTTTTCTACCCACGCTATTCAAGTGACGGGTCAACCTAATTGTACTGCGAGTTCGGGATACTATGGTGGAAGTTCAATCTATGGTACAATCCATAGTGCCGCTACAGCTGGAACAAGGATGTTTGAAATGGCAGACTTGTCATTTGGTGGGATGTCTTTAAGTATCTGTTCTAATTTTGCTAACTCTTTATCTGATCTTGGTGACGGTATTGCCTCTTTGGCTTCTGCATTTCCTCTTTCAGAAGTGTTAGATGCTAACGGAATTGCAACGTTAAAGGTTTATGTGGAAGGCTTAAACGGCAACAATCCTATTCCAAAAAGCTCCACAAATGGATACACCTACGATGCAGGAACTAATAGTATCATCTTCCATGGTTCTATGATTCCGCCTCAAAACGCCCTGATTGGTGTGAACTATACATGCTCAACCATAGGTTGTTTGTAATCTCAGTTTTAAAATGAAAGATAATAATCTTATACCTAAACTAGTGATGATGGCGGGGATATGAGAGCATCGGAAGTTCAGCATAATGTTTTAAAAATTACGGTAGCCTGTTTGCTAAGTGCATTGTGGGTCGGTTGTGGTGGTGGTAAAGCCAGAATCTCGGTTTTACCTTCTATAGATGAATTCCAACAGCATACAAATGCCGATGTAAAGATTGATATTTTATTTGTGATTGATGATTCAGGTTCTATGAAGCCTGTCCAAGATAATCTTCGTGATAATTTTGAAAGTTTTATTGGTGACTTTTATGATAAGGGTTTTGACTTCAGAGTGGCTGTAGCAAAAACTTCGGCTTATGGAACAGAGTCTGCTGCGCAAACTTCAGGAGGAAACTCTTACTATGAAGCGGGAAGAACAGTAAAGTACTTTAGATGTGGTTATGGCAATGATTGTGGGGCAGGAACTCAAAGTTATGGACAAGCATGTACAGGCACTTATAGTACAACACCCACAACGAATGGAAACGGAACTCCTGGGCCCACCACAGAACATATCTTATCTTCTTTCAATAATACACGATCTCATATGATTACAAAGTTTAAACGTAATGCGGATGTGGGGCTATGTGGTTCGGGTGATGAGCGAGCCTTTCAATCTGCAGAATCTGTTTTAAGAGCACACAATTCTAGTGGTATGGTGTCTACTGATCCTGACTTGGCCTTTCCAAGACCTGGAGCACACTTAGCGGTGATTCATGTAGGCGATGAGCCTGATGGAAAGTGGGATGCGGGCACTTCATCTAACGACGGTTTATCGGCGGGATCATTAAGAAGAGGTACATCGTCCAGCACTAATAATCTTACAGACTTACCGCGCGCCACTGCGGACCCTGTGGATGTTGAAGAACATAAATCAGTTGTAGAGGCCTATCTTGCCGCTTTAGAAGCCCATGAGCCTTCTGCAGAAGTGTCTGTTCATGCCATTCAAAATTTAACGGCTTCTGGTTCAGGAGGCGGTTGTGACCCTGCTTCACAAATTGGTTGGCCTCAACTTTATATGGCAAGTATAGCTAATGGATTTGAGATCAGTATCTGTAATGATTTTGCCACACCACTGGGACAATTGAGTGATCATATTTCTTCTTTGGCTTCAAGTTTTGAATTGAGCGAACAGTTAGACTCCAACGGAGATGATACTCTGAAAGTTTATGTGCAGGGTTTAAATGGTAACAACCCTTTGCCTCGCAATACAACCAATGGTTTTCAGTATGATATACTTACAAACAAAGTTACATTTTACGGAAGTATGGTGCCACCTCAAGGCGCTTTAATCGGTGTGACCTATACGTGCGCCACATTTGATTGTAACTAAAATATAATTATAAAACCTTAAAGACTCAAACAAGAAGTTCGGCGATGGTCACACCATCGCTTTCGTTGTAAGCTCGGCCTGAGAGCCAACCTTTAACAAAGGTATTACGAGACAAATAGGTACGCACGGACTTTTTAAGTCGGTCTTGTGTGCCGTGACCATGAATGATTTTAAGTTTTAAAAGTTGATGAGATACAGCGCGATCCAATTCTTCTTCTAAAATATCTAAAGCCTCATCAATGGTCTTGCCTCGTAAGTCGACCGTGCGCTCTGTTTCTAGGGTCTCTTTGCGGCTGTACGACACCCGAGCCCCTGCTCCTTGTAAAGAGGTTTTTTGTGAGGGGCTACTACTTCCACCAGAGCCTAAAACAATATCTGAAATAGGAACTTGAATGTGCATGGATTGCGACAAAACAGGAACCTCTTGTTTCGAGTTAGGTTTACCCTGAACGATGGCTTGTTTTTTTAAACTTTTAACAAACACAGATGTTCCTGGTGGACATTTCTTTTCAAAGTTTTCAGGTGTAAGGCCACTGTCTTCAGGTGTGGGAGAGGAGTACTTTACCACATTAGGCAAAGTGCTTTTCAGTTTTTCAAGATTTTTAATATTGTCAAATTTGGATTTGATCTCATCAAACTTGATAAGGTCTTCGAGTTGCTTCTGATACTCGTTTAAGTTGTCTTTAAAGAAAGTTTTTTTATCGCTTTCAAACTCTTGCCTAGCACGCTGAAGCCTGTCTTCGGTTTGCTTTACCTCTTGCAGTTTGTGTTTGTATTCGGCTTGCAGTTCTATAAGTTGGGCCTTGGTGTTTTCAATCTCTTCAAGGCCAGAGAACTTTTTTTGAGCTTCGGGTGTCAGGTAACCTGTAGCCCTTTGAATGATATGCTCAGATACTCCGTATCTCTTAGCTGTGGGAATAGCTAAAGATTCTCCTGCAAGCCCCATCACAAAACGAAAAGTGGGTTGAGACTTGTGCGGATCGTACTGCATGCTTCCATTGATCACGCCTTCCTGCCAGTGGGATCTTAAGGGAGCTAAGTGACTGGTGATCACACCAAACACTTCATTCTGACGATACTCCTCAATAAAGGCGCGCGCTAAGGCCGCACCTTCTTGCGCCTCGGTCGCTCCACAAATCTCATCAATCAATAAGAGTTGGTCTGGGCCCTTTAAAGAGGTGGCGTGATTGAGTTTTTTTAAATGGCCACCAAAGGAACTTAAACTGGCTTCGATGTCCTGTTCGTCGCCAATGGAGATAAAGATATTGTTAAAGAAAGGGATGATGGCTGTGCCTTGTGTGCACACAGGCCAACCCCAGCGCGCCATCTCGCAGGCCAGCCCAATGCTTTTAAGCAAAACTGTTTTTCCCCCAGCATTGGGTCCAGATAAAATTAAAATACGGTGACGAGTGTTCAGTTCCACACCGTTTGCGACCACATTGGGGCTTTCAATGACTAAAAGAGGGTTGCGGCACTCAGGTAAAAATAATTCGGTGTTATTTTCAGACCACTTAAACTCTTTAAGTTCGGCTTTGGCAGCAAACAGAGCAATGGCATGCAGGCCATCAAGTTCTTGTAACAAAAGATAAGAGGCGTGAATGGACTTGAACTCGCGGTGAATATGTTCGCTAAGTTCTTTGAGGATGCGTTCAATCTCGGCTTGAATTTTAAGTTCCACCTCTGAGATTTTATTATTCACAGGGATCGCCGTTTGGGGCTCCATAAATACGGTCTGTTTGCTTTGGCTGGAGTCATGGATGATGCCACCAAAATCATGTCGCATGCCACTGATCACAGGCAAGACCCATCGGCCCTCTCGAGTGGTGACAAAGCGATCTTGCAAGATACCCTCAAGGTCTTGATCTTTGACGATCTTATTTAAAATATTTTTGACTTGGCTCTGTAAAGATTTTTTCTCATTAAAAAGTTTAAATAAGGTTTCACTTGCATCAGAACGAATTTCGCCATTCTCTGATAGGACGATGTTGATATAGGTGAGCAAAGAATCAGGGTTGAGCAACTGGCTCTGGAGTGCAGTGAAGTAGGGAAGATGTTCAACCTGTGGGAGTTGTTCGTGAATATCGGTGAGGTCTTCAAGAAAAAGTCGTAAGTCCTTTAAGTCTAAAAGATTTAAAACCTGGTTTTTTTCTACACGTCTTAGCCAAGTTTGCACCAGATCAAGACCGTGTAAGCGCAAAGTCAACGAGGCGCCCTCTACCGTAGCTATAAATTGCAAAATCTCTTGTTGTCTTTGTGATGCGGCCTCTTTGGTGTCAAAGGCCTTTTGTGAGCCAAGCCAGTCCTTACCTCTGTCGGTAAGACATTGGGATTCAATATGTAAAAGCAGTTCCTGCCAATCAAGTTCGTTCATAATAATATTTTAGCCATCCATAAACCACAAAAACAAAAGTAGTGAAAAGTAGCAAGATCCAGTGTGCATACCAACCCCACACTTGAAAAGCCGTGGGTTTGCGGTCTTTATGATAGGGCACCTTT
This window contains:
- a CDS encoding Smr/MutS family protein gives rise to the protein MNELDWQELLLHIESQCLTDRGKDWLGSQKAFDTKEAASQRQQEILQFIATVEGASLTLRLHGLDLVQTWLRRVEKNQVLNLLDLKDLRLFLEDLTDIHEQLPQVEHLPYFTALQSQLLNPDSLLTYINIVLSENGEIRSDASETLFKLFNEKKSLQSQVKNILNKIVKDQDLEGILQDRFVTTREGRWVLPVISGMRHDFGGIIHDSSQSKQTVFMEPQTAIPVNNKISEVELKIQAEIERILKELSEHIHREFKSIHASYLLLQELDGLHAIALFAAKAELKEFKWSENNTELFLPECRNPLLVIESPNVVANGVELNTRHRILILSGPNAGGKTVLLKSIGLACEMARWGWPVCTQGTAIIPFFNNIFISIGDEQDIEASLSSFGGHLKKLNHATSLKGPDQLLLIDEICGATEAQEGAALARAFIEEYRQNEVFGVITSHLAPLRSHWQEGVINGSMQYDPHKSQPTFRFVMGLAGESLAIPTAKRYGVSEHIIQRATGYLTPEAQKKFSGLEEIENTKAQLIELQAEYKHKLQEVKQTEDRLQRARQEFESDKKTFFKDNLNEYQKQLEDLIKFDEIKSKFDNIKNLEKLKSTLPNVVKYSSPTPEDSGLTPENFEKKCPPGTSVFVKSLKKQAIVQGKPNSKQEVPVLSQSMHIQVPISDIVLGSGGSSSPSQKTSLQGAGARVSYSRKETLETERTVDLRGKTIDEALDILEEELDRAVSHQLLKLKIIHGHGTQDRLKKSVRTYLSRNTFVKGWLSGRAYNESDGVTIAELLV